In a genomic window of Pedobacter sp. KBS0701:
- a CDS encoding DASH family cryptochrome, whose amino-acid sequence MSKKILVWFRNDLRLHDNEMLVEAIAKSDSILPVYILDRRSFGETKYGTLKTGNIRAQFILESVLGLRNSLKKIGGNLLIAEGNPEDIIPQLVQEYEITEVYHHREVAREETHVSTLVENALWKLRVNLKHFIGHTLYNKEDLPFPIKDIPDAFNQFKKKIERDSIIKPCFAAPDRINVAEVIDWGTLSSLEDLNLLPQQKDQRSDFEFAGGEAEGLAHLQKVIVAMQQAATSKNLILASKLSAWLAMGSLSPRKVYWEIKKMEGVPNTKAMFNHILLGLLWRDYFRFMFKKYGNTFFSPDGFGSQGLIDVANEQDNFNKWKNAQTGFAVVDAVMTELNQTGFISNIARQTAALYLINNLEVSWVFGAAYFEEKLIDYNPASNWGNWANVAGVGNDQKSKSVFDLDKNIKNLDPKGNYSLTWAS is encoded by the coding sequence ATGTCCAAAAAAATTTTAGTCTGGTTTAGAAATGATCTTCGCCTGCATGATAACGAAATGCTGGTCGAGGCAATTGCTAAATCTGATTCGATTTTGCCTGTTTACATTCTCGATCGCCGTTCTTTTGGCGAAACAAAATACGGTACCTTAAAAACAGGTAATATCAGGGCACAGTTTATTTTAGAAAGTGTTTTAGGTTTACGCAATTCTTTAAAAAAGATTGGAGGGAACCTGCTCATTGCCGAAGGTAATCCCGAAGATATTATTCCTCAGCTTGTGCAGGAATATGAGATTACAGAAGTTTATCATCACCGTGAGGTGGCAAGGGAAGAAACACATGTTTCAACTTTGGTAGAAAATGCACTTTGGAAATTACGTGTCAACCTTAAACATTTTATCGGTCACACCTTGTATAATAAGGAGGACCTACCATTTCCGATCAAGGATATTCCTGATGCTTTTAATCAGTTTAAAAAGAAAATTGAGCGCGACTCGATTATTAAACCATGTTTTGCAGCACCTGATCGGATTAACGTAGCCGAAGTGATTGATTGGGGAACATTATCTTCGTTAGAAGATCTTAATCTTTTACCTCAACAAAAGGATCAACGTTCCGATTTTGAATTTGCAGGTGGAGAAGCCGAAGGTTTGGCCCATCTTCAAAAAGTGATTGTGGCCATGCAACAAGCTGCAACCTCTAAAAACTTAATTTTGGCTTCAAAATTATCAGCCTGGTTGGCCATGGGTAGTTTATCGCCGCGAAAAGTTTACTGGGAAATTAAAAAGATGGAAGGTGTGCCTAACACTAAAGCCATGTTCAATCATATCTTACTAGGCCTGCTTTGGAGAGATTATTTCCGTTTCATGTTTAAGAAATACGGCAATACGTTTTTTAGTCCGGATGGTTTTGGCAGCCAGGGGCTAATTGATGTTGCGAATGAGCAGGATAACTTTAATAAGTGGAAGAATGCACAAACGGGTTTTGCTGTGGTAGATGCGGTGATGACGGAACTAAATCAGACCGGTTTCATCTCGAATATTGCGAGACAAACCGCTGCCTTATATCTGATCAATAATTTAGAAGTAAGCTGGGTTTTTGGCGCAGCGTATTTTGAAGAAAAATTGATTGATTATAATCCTGCAAGTAATTGGGGGAACTGGGCTAATGTAGCCGGTGTAGGTAACGATCAGAAATCAAAAAGTGTTTTCGATCTTGATAAAAATATCAAAAACCTCGATCCAAAAGGCAATTACTCCTTAACTTGGGCATCATAG
- a CDS encoding DUF4139 domain-containing protein: MKRLLISLLFPISVFAQQQIKSKAILESVTVYNNGAQLLHKGKVNLPAGTSEIVVNNISGRVNENSIQVSVSPGVTILSVQFNKDFLNTDAANPEIKKLSDSVKIISNELIKTKNAKTIEEQTLLLLDENRKSGGTSNGTNVAELIKLAEYYRTKNAEVRNAISALTLTEDKQNQKLNALQQQISELRNNPNQQLGQLVLQLTANENIDVSYHVSYVTPNANWLASYDIKAVGTSNPLGIVYKAAITQSTGLDWKKVKLSLSTGNPNYNITAPNLNPWFVSTYPQQQLRIRGMASPIDEKSELNEVVVVGYGTEKKKNFTGAVSTVTDYTTVNETQLGVTFDIDIPYDVNSDNKPHTVAFKEYEVPARYKYYAAPKLSTDAYLLANVTDWEKLNLQAGNANIIFEGTYTGKSYINPANILDTLSLSMGKDKKIIITKEKQQDFSSTKFIGSNKKQVFTYLIKIRNTKKESIDLSLKDQYPLSTESDIETELLENSGAEVNKENGMLSWQLKIAPNETKTIKLSYSVKAPKNKIIAGL; the protein is encoded by the coding sequence ATGAAACGATTACTCATCAGCCTGTTATTCCCAATAAGCGTATTTGCGCAGCAACAGATAAAAAGTAAAGCCATACTGGAAAGCGTAACGGTTTATAACAACGGCGCACAACTTTTACATAAAGGAAAAGTAAACCTCCCAGCCGGAACATCAGAAATTGTAGTTAACAATATTTCCGGACGGGTAAATGAAAATTCGATACAGGTTAGTGTTTCGCCGGGAGTTACCATTTTATCCGTTCAATTCAATAAAGATTTCCTGAATACCGATGCGGCCAATCCTGAAATAAAAAAACTGAGTGATAGTGTTAAAATAATAAGCAACGAATTAATCAAAACAAAAAATGCAAAAACCATTGAAGAACAAACTTTGCTTTTACTCGATGAGAACAGAAAATCGGGTGGCACAAGCAATGGAACGAATGTGGCAGAACTGATTAAATTAGCCGAATACTACCGTACAAAAAATGCAGAAGTTAGGAATGCTATATCAGCACTCACACTGACAGAGGATAAACAAAACCAAAAACTAAACGCATTACAGCAGCAAATTTCAGAATTAAGGAACAATCCAAATCAGCAACTTGGACAATTGGTTCTTCAATTAACGGCAAATGAAAATATAGATGTCAGTTATCATGTTTCGTATGTTACACCAAATGCAAATTGGCTGGCCAGTTATGATATAAAAGCGGTGGGTACCTCCAATCCCTTAGGCATAGTGTATAAGGCTGCAATTACACAAAGTACAGGCCTCGATTGGAAAAAAGTTAAGCTTTCTTTATCTACCGGTAACCCAAATTATAACATTACTGCACCAAATTTAAACCCTTGGTTTGTATCCACCTATCCGCAACAACAACTACGGATCAGAGGAATGGCATCACCAATTGACGAAAAAAGTGAACTGAATGAAGTTGTAGTTGTGGGCTATGGTACTGAAAAAAAGAAAAATTTTACCGGTGCAGTTTCTACTGTGACCGATTATACTACTGTTAACGAGACCCAGTTGGGCGTAACATTTGATATTGACATCCCCTATGATGTGAATAGTGACAACAAACCTCATACCGTTGCATTTAAAGAATACGAAGTGCCTGCCAGATACAAATATTATGCTGCTCCAAAACTAAGTACCGATGCTTATTTACTGGCTAATGTAACCGACTGGGAAAAACTAAATCTCCAGGCTGGAAATGCGAATATCATTTTTGAAGGTACTTATACCGGAAAATCATATATCAACCCAGCGAACATTTTGGATACACTTAGTTTAAGCATGGGAAAAGACAAAAAGATTATTATCACAAAAGAAAAACAACAGGATTTTAGCAGCACAAAATTTATTGGTTCGAATAAAAAACAGGTTTTTACTTATCTGATCAAGATTAGAAACACCAAAAAAGAATCCATTGATTTATCACTAAAAGATCAATATCCATTATCAACAGAAAGTGATATTGAAACCGAATTGTTAGAAAACAGTGGTGCAGAGGTAAACAAAGAAAACGGCATGCTCTCCTGGCAGTTAAAAATTGCTCCAAACGAGACCAAAACCATCAAATTAAGCTATTCGGTTAAAGCCCCTAAAAATAAAATCATTGCAGGCCTTTAG
- a CDS encoding TIGR01777 family oxidoreductase, with amino-acid sequence MGKKILITGATGLVGTELKKHLLSKGYAVNTLSRKKDDDANNFMWDVYKGTIDADCLNGVDAIIHLAGEAVANKKWTDERKKQIIDSRVKSTELLFKTIKSKPDHQLKSFISASAVGFYGDCGDEILTEESPNGYGFLADCCKLWEDAVDQGKKLSLRVVKLRTGIVLSNDGGALPQLDKPVKLFVGAGLGTGKQWTPWLHIDDMVEMYIEAIENLKMEGCYNACAPFPVTNTALTKAIANHLHRPFWPIKVPKKALELLLGERVDAVLMSNNTSAQKILDAGFKFKFTHLDDALKDLYK; translated from the coding sequence ATGGGAAAGAAAATTCTGATTACCGGGGCTACAGGACTTGTGGGTACTGAACTGAAAAAGCACTTGCTAAGCAAGGGTTATGCGGTGAATACACTTTCACGAAAGAAAGATGACGATGCGAATAATTTTATGTGGGATGTGTACAAAGGAACTATTGATGCTGACTGTTTGAATGGTGTAGATGCCATTATCCATTTGGCGGGAGAGGCAGTTGCCAATAAAAAATGGACCGATGAACGCAAAAAACAGATCATCGATAGCCGTGTAAAGTCAACAGAATTACTCTTCAAAACCATTAAATCTAAACCTGATCATCAGCTAAAATCGTTCATTTCTGCTTCGGCAGTTGGTTTTTATGGCGATTGCGGCGATGAAATTTTAACAGAAGAAAGCCCGAATGGTTATGGCTTTTTGGCAGACTGCTGTAAACTTTGGGAAGATGCGGTAGATCAGGGCAAAAAATTAAGCCTCAGGGTTGTAAAACTCCGTACCGGCATTGTATTGAGCAACGATGGCGGTGCATTACCCCAATTGGATAAACCGGTAAAATTGTTCGTTGGGGCTGGCTTAGGCACAGGAAAACAATGGACACCCTGGTTGCACATTGACGACATGGTTGAAATGTATATCGAAGCCATCGAAAACCTCAAAATGGAAGGGTGCTACAATGCCTGTGCTCCCTTCCCGGTAACCAACACTGCTTTAACCAAAGCCATCGCCAACCATCTTCACCGACCTTTCTGGCCAATTAAAGTACCTAAAAAAGCATTGGAATTATTACTGGGAGAACGCGTAGATGCCGTTTTGATGAGCAATAATACTTCAGCACAAAAAATTCTGGATGCGGGATTCAAATTTAAATTCACGCATTTGGATGATGCTTTAAAAGATTTGTATAAATAA